In a single window of the uncultured Flavobacterium sp. genome:
- a CDS encoding LacI family DNA-binding transcriptional regulator, producing the protein MSEKTTIYDIAEKLNITAATVSRALNNNPKIKESTRELVLKTAAAMNYKQNKLALALKSGRSNNIGVIVPRIDSNFFASVIRGVEEELHPHGYKVIICQTHEDPKRENENLYALIDAQVDGIIMSVTDVTNENDSAFQNVLEKNVPLIFFDRSKHIDGVSSVTINDFKGGYITTKHLIDEGCRYIAHFSGDQSLEIFKNRFLGYKQALLDNGITFKEEYVIRTKSSVEAGKEAIDTLLHLETPPDALFSSSDFAALGAIQELKERNISIPNEFCVAGFSNEPFTKFMELSITSVDQSPLEMGKMSARVFLEQVDKTNTIKIEKKVVLSPELHIRKSSSKTNF; encoded by the coding sequence ATGAGCGAAAAAACAACCATTTATGATATTGCTGAAAAATTAAATATCACTGCTGCTACTGTTTCAAGGGCTTTAAACAACAACCCGAAGATTAAAGAAAGTACTCGTGAGCTGGTACTCAAAACCGCTGCAGCAATGAACTACAAGCAAAACAAACTGGCATTAGCTTTAAAAAGTGGCCGTAGTAATAATATAGGTGTAATTGTACCGCGTATTGATAGTAACTTCTTTGCTTCGGTAATTAGAGGTGTCGAAGAAGAATTACATCCACATGGTTATAAGGTTATTATTTGTCAAACTCATGAAGATCCAAAAAGAGAAAATGAAAATTTATATGCCTTAATAGATGCGCAAGTAGATGGTATTATTATGTCGGTTACTGATGTGACTAACGAAAATGATAGCGCTTTTCAGAATGTTTTAGAGAAAAATGTTCCTTTAATCTTTTTTGACAGAAGCAAACATATTGATGGTGTAAGCTCTGTAACAATCAATGACTTTAAAGGCGGATACATTACAACAAAACATCTTATTGATGAAGGTTGCAGATATATTGCTCATTTTTCCGGAGATCAGTCTCTTGAAATTTTCAAAAATCGTTTTTTAGGATACAAACAGGCTTTATTAGATAACGGAATAACTTTTAAAGAAGAATACGTTATTCGCACCAAAAGTAGTGTTGAAGCCGGAAAAGAAGCGATCGATACTTTATTACATTTAGAAACGCCTCCTGATGCTTTATTTTCTTCGAGTGATTTTGCAGCTTTAGGTGCCATTCAGGAATTAAAAGAACGAAATATCAGTATTCCAAACGAGTTTTGTGTAGCAGGTTTTAGTAATGAGCCTTTTACCAAATTCATGGAATTATCCATAACTTCTGTTGATCAGTCACCACTTGAAATGGGCAAAATGTCTGCACGCGTTTTCTTAGAGCAAGTGGACAAAACCAACACCATTAAAATCGAAAAAAAGGTAGTTCTTTCACCGGAATTACACATTCGTAAATCTTCGTCTAAAACTAACTTTTAA
- a CDS encoding AraC family transcriptional regulator, with translation MKNFTHFYSLTPEWQHELVKKMDGKLINNKIIHIPEALGSGNSFFTQITPGISALFMDFVLNEPIVINRLQSENELYIFHFDLSQHVNILKIDNVDYEIGSTDHLSLAVIDNQTESSFKPGVGDRTVALRILVDKKLLKQLIKNHPDGEYGIRKIKAPKKSLYYHDTIDSNSILLIKSIMDKSIFDASFDPYLKGVSLKLLGNFLNRHENSTTEKNEFSDAEIQAVTKTQMYLLQNLNNPFPSVPFLSKMAGMSSSKYKMVFKKRFHDTPNNLFIKEKMIHANKLLRSGDYETLTAIIYELNYSKLSYFCSKYYTLFKRKPSQDFIKKTLTKKGSILK, from the coding sequence ATGAAGAACTTTACTCATTTCTATAGTTTAACTCCAGAATGGCAGCATGAGCTAGTTAAAAAGATGGATGGAAAACTTATCAATAATAAAATTATCCATATTCCGGAAGCCCTTGGTTCTGGAAACTCGTTTTTTACTCAGATCACACCTGGAATCTCGGCATTATTTATGGATTTTGTATTAAATGAACCTATAGTCATTAATAGACTGCAATCTGAAAATGAGCTCTATATATTCCATTTTGATTTGAGTCAACATGTTAATATCCTCAAAATTGATAATGTTGATTATGAAATTGGTTCAACCGATCATTTAAGCCTTGCTGTAATAGACAATCAGACTGAAAGCTCTTTTAAACCCGGAGTAGGTGACCGAACGGTTGCCTTACGTATCCTTGTTGACAAAAAATTACTGAAGCAATTGATTAAAAATCATCCAGATGGAGAATATGGCATCAGAAAAATTAAGGCACCTAAAAAGTCTCTTTATTACCATGATACAATAGATAGTAACAGTATTTTATTAATTAAATCAATAATGGATAAATCAATCTTTGATGCATCGTTTGATCCATATTTAAAAGGTGTTTCATTAAAATTGTTAGGTAATTTTTTAAACAGACATGAAAATTCAACTACTGAGAAAAATGAATTTTCTGATGCCGAAATACAAGCTGTTACAAAAACACAAATGTATCTTTTACAGAACCTAAATAATCCTTTTCCATCAGTACCCTTTTTATCTAAAATGGCAGGAATGTCATCTTCAAAATATAAAATGGTTTTTAAAAAGCGTTTTCATGATACTCCAAACAATCTCTTTATAAAAGAAAAAATGATCCATGCCAATAAATTACTGCGAAGTGGTGATTACGAAACATTGACTGCAATTATCTACGAACTAAATTATAGCAAACTAAGTTATTTTTGCTCTAAATACTATACGCTCTTTAAAAGAAAACCATCACAGGATTTTATAAAAAAAACGTTAACCAAAAAAGGAAGCATTCTTAAATAA